A region from the Vespula pensylvanica isolate Volc-1 chromosome 9, ASM1446617v1, whole genome shotgun sequence genome encodes:
- the LOC122632102 gene encoding DNA-directed RNA polymerase, mitochondrial, which produces MYKFLKKTQYIPLPNINLSSKQSSINQLSLCSCKIYHWNASSAVRFTNKCYFCTKVNDAEVCVPIKRKFRTKKKYVELLEVTEEVTSNKKAAVKKLNAANLSILVNQSDVSVNKLHSISNNDLNKKDNKTNIKMKDHINIPTNVEMLDSSEKNANGNSTTYEDLKELDTISHTLFNDDFYTSKKCNNKGFIETINDNSKYDMYEDEIGEGIPIQNNLEINNIVKHSDIRKNIQKTYFKNIKNKKAMDLNAQIILAQIDVCLTCKMFEKVQKLLQILIKKVNDTSDSILQDACNIILDLYSSDKNLTRFLQTYNFMINNSITPNAQTYAAVFELIGKMTNEQHQSDLFKKAESDMINNGISFHDIFNNSKFRVHQPENILKTIRMFQPEYQPEYTVPQTSYNCKLLNNINEINSRENPVEGLLSFEQLKNSLNMQMKQESQYIVPIKSIEKFDPISHDKFSYYKQKLADMESSWREIISKAFEKNVKYLEQKEYDLKSSVFILHPFLKVLPTERYVNIMLHEIRNLSENSQSYTLPLSVLYANIGFLIFREYEIYIKEKNGVVNKIIDIYDKYLNWYCQTGPLNTQLGVNSRIAWSKFIYENQHYGASLDRESIHWPYSVCVNIGKFLYQIIINDIKINTNCQTTNSSICEKPAFYTLFRSKGKSLVEQIKPHPILHKLYKDTQSNILTFEAAFLPSLCPPRPWISINSGGYAFIKTNFVRTPYYAKAKQLEILKDIASQQLYPAFDNLNQLGSVPWKINTDVLDILIKVFQDGGSVKLDVPESPSILLSTSDITEDVDIKDNTCISKTKLQLKKKKEEMYSLWCDCLYKLSLANHFRNDIFWLPHNLDFRGRVYPIPPHLTHLGSDLARSILIFAQKKPLGPNGLDWLKIHTVNLTGLMKRSSLKERLKFANENIDKIVDSAEHPLTGDMWWAESEEPWQTLASCIEITKALKSPNIEKYESGLPVHQDGSCNGLQHYAALGRDQSGAESVNLQSADIPQDIYSVVVNMVEELRSIDAERNVQIAQILEGYISRKVIKQTVMTTVYGVTKYGARLQIMKQLKDLEKFPQDCSWEASTYLTYKTFDSLRTMFKSARAIQDWFTNCAYIISSIFGEAVEWITPLGFPVVQPYSKYNKAKNQINSIEKIDTLKQKNSFPPNFIHSLDSSHMMLTSLYCEQAGITFMSVHDCYWTHPCTIDIMNKICREQFVALHSEPILDNFSKYLHERYLQESNPVLRTFSENEIINITNNFNSVPKKGSFQLDNVLKSVYFFS; this is translated from the exons atgtataaatttttgaaaaagacaCAGTATATACCTTTACcaaatattaatctttcatCGAAACAATCATCCATAAATCAGTTATCATTGTGTTCTTGCAAAATCTATCATTGGAATGCATCTTCTG ctGTACGGTTtacaaataaatgttatttttgtaCAAAAGTTAATGATGCAGAGGTATGTGTTCctattaaaagaaagtttagaacaaaaaaaaaatatgtggaACTACTTGAag tAACAGAAGAAGTgacaagtaataaaaaagctgctgtaaaaaaattgaatgcaGCTAATCTATCTATTTTGGTTAATCAATCGGATGTATCTGTAAATAAGTTACACAGTATAAGTAACAATGATcttaataaaaaggataacaaaacaaatataaaaatg aaagatCACATAAATATTCCTACTAATGTTGAAATGTTGGATAGTTCggaaaaaaatgcaaatggAAACAGTACTACTTATGAAGATCTGAAAGAACTTGATACAATTAGTCATACACTATTCAATGACGATTTCTATACTtcaaaaaaatgtaacaataaGGGATTTATAGAAACAATTAATGATAACAGTAAATATGATATGTATGA AGATGAAATTGGAGAAGGTATAccaatacaaaataatttagaaataaacaatatagTAAAACATAGCGATATTCGAAAGAATATTCAAAAgacatattttaaaaatattaaaaataagaaagcaaTGGATCTGAATGCACAAATTATATTAGCACAAATAGATGTTTGTTTAACTTGTAAAATGTTTGAGAAAGtgcaaaaattattacaaattttaataaaaaaagttaatgatACATCAGATTCAATACTTCAGGATGCTTGTAATATCATCCTTGATTTGTACTCTTCAGACAAAAACCTGACAAGGTTTTTAcaaacatataattttatgataaataattctataacTCCAAATGCACAAACTTATGCAGCTGTTTTTGAATTAATTGGAAAGATGACAAATGAACAACATCAATCAG acttatttaaaaaagctGAGTCAGATATGATCAATAATGGTATATCGTTCcatgatattttcaataactCAAAATTCAGAGTACATCAaccagaaaatattttgaaaacgaTACGAATGTTCCAACCAGAGTATCAACCGGAATATACTGTGCCGCAGACATCATATAATTGTAAacttttaaacaatattaatgaaattaattcacGTGAAAATCCAGTGGAAGGTTTATTATCATTTGAACAATTAaagaattcattaaatatgCAGATGAAACAAGAAAGTCAGTATATTGTACCTATAAAGAgtattgaaaaattcgatcCAATAAGTcatgataaattttcatattat aaacaaaaattggCTGATATGGAATCTTCTTGGAgggaaattatttcaaaagctTTTGAGAAGAATGTGAAGTACTTAGAGCAAAAAGAGTATGATTTAAAGTCTTCAGTATTTATTCTTCATCCATTTTTAAAAGTTCTTCCAACAGAacgatatgtaaatattatgttaCATGAAATAAGAAATCTGTCAGAAAATTCACAATCTTATACTCTACCACTTTCAGTGTTATATGCAAACATAGGATTCTTAATATTTAGGGAATATGAG atatatattaaggaaaaaaatggtgttgtaaataagataattgatatttatgatAAGTATTTAAATTGGTACTGTCAAACTGGTCCTTTAAATACTCAATTAGGTGTAAATAGTCGTATTGCATggagtaaatttatatatgaaaatcagCATTATGGTGCTTCTTTGGATAGAGAATCTATACATTGGCCTTATTccgtgtgtgtaaatataggCAAATTTTTATACCAGATCATCATAAATGATATCAAAATTAACACAAATTGTCAGACAACAAATTCATCAATATGTGAGAAACCAGCATTTTATACACTATTCAGAAGTAAAGGAAAATCTTTGGTAGAGCAG ATTAAACCTCATCCTATCTTACATAAGCTGTATAAAGATACacaatcaaatatattaacatttgaAGCAGCATTTTTACCATCTTTATGTCCACCACGTCCTTGGATATCTATAAATTCTGGAGGATATGCAttcataaaaacaaattttgtgAGAACTCCATATTATGCG AAAGCTAAACAACTAGAGATATTGAAAGATATAGCTTCACAACAACTTTACCCAGCATTTGATAATCTGAATCAATTAGGTTCCGTACCATGGAAAATTAATACTGACGTGCTCGATATCTTAATCAAG GTATTTCAAGATGGTGGTTCAGTGAAGTTAGATGTACCAGAATCGCCTTCCATTTTATTATCCACAAGTGATATAACAGAAGATgtagatataaaagataacaCTTGTATTTCCAAGACAAAACTgcaactaaaaaaaaagaaagaggaaatgtaTTCATTATGGTGTGACTGTCTTTATAAACTATCTCTTGCAAATCAC tTTCGAAATGATATATTCTGGCTGCCACATAATTTAGATTTTAGAGGAAGAGTATATCCTATACCTCCTCATTTGACTCATTTAGGATCAGACTTGGCACGTTCAATTCTTATATTTGCTCAGAAGAAACCTTTAGGTCCAAATGGCTTGGATTGGTTAAAAATTCATACTGTTAATTTAACTGGTTTAATGAAACGTTCGAGTCTTAAGGAACGGCTTAAATttgcaaatgaaaatatagataaaattgtGGATAGTGCAGAACATCCCTTAACG GGTGATATGTGGTGGGCAGAATCAGAAGAGCCTTGGCAAACCTTGGCATCATGTATAGAAATAACTAAGGCTCTAAAATCTccaaatatagaaaaatatgaaagtggTCTTCCAGTACATCAAGATGGAAGTTGCAATGGTCTTCAACATTATGCTGCACTTGGACGAGACCAAAGTGGAGCAGAAAGTGTGAACTTACAATCTGCTGATATACCACAAGATATTTACAGTGTTGTCGTTAATATG gTTGAGGAATTAAGATCAATCGATGCAGAAAGGAATGTACAAATTGCACAAATATTAGAAGGATATATAAGTAGAAAAGTTATAAAACAAACAGTAATGACTACTGTTTATGGTGTAACAAAGTATGGTGCTAGATTACAAATTATGAAACAGTTGAAAg ATTTAGAGAAGTTCCCGCAAGATTGTTCTTGGGAAGCAAGCACGTACTTAACTTACAAAACATTTGACAGTTTACGAACAATGTTTAAAAGTGCAAGAGCAATTCAAGATTGGTTTACAAATTGtgcatatattatttcatcgatatttgGTGAAGCTGTTGAATGGATTACACCTTTAGGATTTCCAGTTGTACAACcatattctaaatataataaagcCAAGAATCAAATAAATAGCATAGA gaaaatagatactcttaaacaaaaaaattcatttcctcCGAATTTTATTCACTCTTTGGATTCTAGTCACATGATGCTTACTAGTTTATATTGTGAACAAGCTGGCATAACATTTATGTCAGTACATGATTGTTATTGGACACATCCTTGTACTATTGATATAATGAATAAG atttGTAGAGAACAATTTGTTGCTCTCCATTCAGAGCCTATTTTGGATAATTTCTCAAAGTATCTTCACGAAAGATATTTACAGGAGAG caATCCTGTATTACGTACATTTAgtgagaatgaaataataaatataacaaataatttcaattctgTACCAAAGAAAGGTTCGTTCCAACTTGATAATGTTTTAAAATCTGTATATTTCTTTAGTTAA
- the LOC122632106 gene encoding putative E3 ubiquitin-protein ligase UBR7 isoform X2 encodes MIEIVLITRSSRLQGYIRQALYACKTCCSQKNIRAGVCLACSFHCHEGHELVELYTKRNFRCDCGNSKFGNKECNLEKSKSTINIENMYNQNFDGVYCTCARPYPDLENENNDEMLQCIICEDWYHSKHLGSKDVPGDDSYEEVICAGCMKKHDFLWRYATKYSTMQNTISSDNGEEILNVENLPNGCTMPSKNLSDVAGSCFWLEGWRTSLCSCESCKKMYKEQDILFLLDLKDSVQAYEEAGKITKHESQYEKGMKALASLDHVQQLTAIEEYNNLKERLKEYLQKFAENKKVVREEDIKEFFSEMESKKRPKVVVPTYCR; translated from the exons ATGATAGAAATTGTACTTATAACAAG AAGTTCGAGATTACAGGGATATATTAGACAGGCACTATATGCCTGCAAAACATGCTGTTCGCAAAAGAATATACGTGCAGGTGTTTGTCTTGCATGCAGTTTTCATTGTCACGAAGGACATGAGCTCGTTGAATTATAtactaaaagaaattttagatGTGATTGTGGAAATTCTAAATTTGGAAATAAAGAATGCAATTtggaaaag tccaaaagtacaataaatattgaaaatatgtataatcaaaattttgaTGGTGTTTATTGTACTTGTGCAAGACCATATCCTGatcttgaaaatgaaaataatgatgaaatGTTACAATGTATAATATGTGAAGATTGGTATCATTCTAAG CATCTTGGGAGCAAAGATGTACCTGGGGATGACTCTTATGAAGAAGTGATATGTGCTGGATGTATGAAAAAGCATGACTTTCTTTGGAGATATGCTACAAAATATTCAA caATGCAAAATACTATATCTTCTGATAATGGAGAAGAAATATTGAACGTTGAAAACCTTCCAAATGGTTGTACAATGCcatcaaaaaatttatcagATGTAGCAGGTAGTTGTTTTTGGTTAGAAGGATGGAGAACTTCTCTATGTAGTTGTGAATCGTGTAAAAAG ATGTATAAAGaacaagatatattatttttattggatcTAAAGGATAGTGTGCAGGCTTATGAGGAAGCAGGTAAAATAACTAAGCATGAATCACAATATGAAAAAGGTATGAAAGCTTTGGCATCTTTGGATCATGTACAGCAATTAACTGCGATTGAAG AATACaacaatttaaaagaaagactAAAGgagtatttacaaaaatttgcggaaaataaaaaagtcgtTCGAGAGGaagatattaaagaatttttttcagaaatgGAGTCAAAGAAACGTCCGAAAGTTGTAGTCCCAACGTATtgtcgttaa
- the LOC122632106 gene encoding putative E3 ubiquitin-protein ligase UBR7 isoform X1 gives MADKFVENSEEDNSVTMLDVLQEESQLEEDAYAVLGASDDRNCTYNKGYIRQALYACKTCCSQKNIRAGVCLACSFHCHEGHELVELYTKRNFRCDCGNSKFGNKECNLEKSKSTINIENMYNQNFDGVYCTCARPYPDLENENNDEMLQCIICEDWYHSKHLGSKDVPGDDSYEEVICAGCMKKHDFLWRYATKYSTMQNTISSDNGEEILNVENLPNGCTMPSKNLSDVAGSCFWLEGWRTSLCSCESCKKMYKEQDILFLLDLKDSVQAYEEAGKITKHESQYEKGMKALASLDHVQQLTAIEEYNNLKERLKEYLQKFAENKKVVREEDIKEFFSEMESKKRPKVVVPTYCR, from the exons ATGGCCGATAAATTCGTTGAGAATTCAGAAGAAGATAATTCCGTAACAATGCTAGACGTTCTCCAGGAAGAAAGTCAACTGGAAGAAGATGCTTATGCAGTCCTAGGTGCATCCGATGATAGAAATTGTACTTATAACAAG GGATATATTAGACAGGCACTATATGCCTGCAAAACATGCTGTTCGCAAAAGAATATACGTGCAGGTGTTTGTCTTGCATGCAGTTTTCATTGTCACGAAGGACATGAGCTCGTTGAATTATAtactaaaagaaattttagatGTGATTGTGGAAATTCTAAATTTGGAAATAAAGAATGCAATTtggaaaag tccaaaagtacaataaatattgaaaatatgtataatcaaaattttgaTGGTGTTTATTGTACTTGTGCAAGACCATATCCTGatcttgaaaatgaaaataatgatgaaatGTTACAATGTATAATATGTGAAGATTGGTATCATTCTAAG CATCTTGGGAGCAAAGATGTACCTGGGGATGACTCTTATGAAGAAGTGATATGTGCTGGATGTATGAAAAAGCATGACTTTCTTTGGAGATATGCTACAAAATATTCAA caATGCAAAATACTATATCTTCTGATAATGGAGAAGAAATATTGAACGTTGAAAACCTTCCAAATGGTTGTACAATGCcatcaaaaaatttatcagATGTAGCAGGTAGTTGTTTTTGGTTAGAAGGATGGAGAACTTCTCTATGTAGTTGTGAATCGTGTAAAAAG ATGTATAAAGaacaagatatattatttttattggatcTAAAGGATAGTGTGCAGGCTTATGAGGAAGCAGGTAAAATAACTAAGCATGAATCACAATATGAAAAAGGTATGAAAGCTTTGGCATCTTTGGATCATGTACAGCAATTAACTGCGATTGAAG AATACaacaatttaaaagaaagactAAAGgagtatttacaaaaatttgcggaaaataaaaaagtcgtTCGAGAGGaagatattaaagaatttttttcagaaatgGAGTCAAAGAAACGTCCGAAAGTTGTAGTCCCAACGTATtgtcgttaa